Below is a window of Desulfovibrio litoralis DSM 11393 DNA.
TTGGACAACACCAAATGTGGACTGCCCAATTCTTTACCTTTAAACAACCTCGTAGCTTGGTAACTTCAGGCGGTCTTGGAACTATGGGCTTTGGGTTTCCGGCTTCTTTGGGTGCTCAAATGGCATTCCCCGATAAGCTTGTAATCGATATAGCCGGCGACGGTTCTATTCAAATGAATAGCCAAGAACTGGCCACAGCGGTTTTCAATAAGTTACCCGTTAAAATAGTTATTCTTAATAACGGATTTTTGGGAATGGTCAGACAGTGGCAAGAACTGTTTTATGACAATCGTTACAGTTCGGTTAACCTCGAAGCTGCGGCTCCTGACTTTGTTAAACTTGCCGAAGCTTACGGAGCAGAAGGCTATAGAGTCAATAAGCCTGAGGAGTTAGTTTCAACACTCACTAAGGCATTTGCATCACCCAATACGGTTATCGTAGATGTTATTGTTAACAAGGAAGAAAATGTCTATCCTATGGTGCCTCCAAACGCTTCACTAAATGAAATGTTATTATAGGAGAAAACGATGAGACATGTACTTTCCGTATTAGTTGAAAATGAACCCGGAGTTTTGGCGCGTGTTGCCGGCTTGTTTTGTGGACGCGGTTTTAATATTGAGTCTTTAAACGTTGCTCCGGCACTTGAAGAAAATGTTTCTCAAGTATCTATCGTAACTAGCGGCGACGATTTTGTTTATGAACAAATTGTAAAACAACTTCGTAAACTTGTTACAGTAATTAAAGTAGTTACTTATGAAAATTGTTCTTTTGTAGAACGTGAAACAATGCTTTTGCGTGTACACGCCGACGATAATAAACGTAGTGAAGTTTTACGCATTGCCGAAATCTTCCACTGTAAAGTTGTTGACGTAGGTCTTACTGATTTAACCTTAGAGATAAGCGGAAACCATGAAAAGTTTCAAGCTGTTTTAACTTTATTGTCTAAATTTGGTATTAAAGACATGGCTCGTACGGGTTCTGTCGTTATGCGTCGCTCGCTTCAACCTGAATAAACCATATATTAACAGTCGCTCGTTGTTTTTGCGGGCGGCTGTTATTTTTATTTTTTACTTTAAAAGCAAATATTAAAAAAATACCATTGCAAAAATACATTTTGCGTTCTTTTGTTATCGTTTTATGCTCTGTATATACTAACATAAAACGTCTTAAGCCACTTTGAGATTATTGTGCAATAGTCTCAAAAATCAGTATTTGCTTTTATACTTTTTCTTGATATGATAGGTTAACAACTTAAAAGAGTTGTACCACCTAATTTTATTCCCAATTTTATTTCAAGATAACCCCAATGCTTAAAACTATGCAACCGAAACAAAAAAAAGCTTTTATTGTCGCACTGTTAACAGTTCTTTTTCTTATTCTTTTGCCTTGGTTGCATTTTAAAGAAACTTTAAACGTAGACTTTAAACAACACGCCTACTTTAATGTTACCCAACCGGTAAAAACTCTCACCTATGCCGTTCTTCCTCAATATTCACGCACAATCACCTATCAAAAATATGATGCTTTCGTTGACTATTTACGCAAAAGCACCCACCTTAGAATAAAACAAATCTTTCCCGCAAATTTTGAAGAACACCTACGCATGATTGAAAACGGCGAAATAGATATTTCGTTTGTTAATTCGGTTGTGGCGATTTATGCCGAACAAAAAGGTGCTAAAATTTTTGCCAAAGCTATTGGAACAATGGGACATGATAAAGGCACAGATATTGTGGTGCGTCGCGACAATGTTTTAATTCAAAACATACAAGATTGTGCCGGAAAACGTTGGGTCGGAATAAGCCCTTTATCTAGCAACGGTTATATCTTCCCTCTAGATTATTTTAAAGAAAACAATATTGACATTAAAGGTTTTAAAAAAATTTATTGTCCCCCAAGTTTAGGAGCAGCCCAAGAAACCGTTTTGCTTAATCTTTTGAGCGGGGAATATGACTTTGCCACTATTCCAAACGGCTCTTTAGAAACAACAAGCTCTCATTTAAACCCAAATAACTTTAAAGTAATTGCAAGTTTTCCGCCTTTAGACAGCTGGGTTTTCATCGCAGGTCGTAACCTTAGCGAAGACCAACTTAAGCGTATAAAAAAAGCAATGTTCTCTTTAGATATTAATAAACCAAGCACCAGAAAACTTTTAAATAAAATGGGGGCGGAACAAATTGTTCCGGCAACTCGCTCTGATCTGGCAACAACACAAAGGATAATGGAAAAACTTGGTATCTTAAACATCAATAAACTTTATGAAACACTCTGGCAGGATGATGAAAAGAATAATGAGGGCGAGCGATGAAACTTAAAAGCGAGCTAAAAAAAGCTTCTTATCCTCAAATCGGAAAGAAACTATATTTCATATTTTTTTTCATTACCCTATCTTGTATTCTTGCCCTTTTTTCATACCTTATAAAATTTCAAAACACTGCGGTTAATGACTCATTAAAATCCAAAGGTTCCTCCGTTGTGCGTCTTATCGCCAATACTTCCGCAGAACACTTATTGGGAAGCAATTATTTTTATATCGAAGATATGTTGGAAAGTTTAGTTGAATCAGAACCTGATTTGGCATATGCCTTTATTTTGGACGAAAACGCCCAAGTTGTTGCCCATACCTTTCAAACTGAGTTTCCGATAGACCTTTGGAGCGTTCACAACAGCTTTACAGATACTAATATGGTCAACATTGTCTCTTTTGTGAAAGATAATCAGAAGGAAGTTTTAAGCTTTGCCACCTCTGTTTTAATAGCTAACGACAGAATAGGTACGGCGGTTGTTGCTTTTTATCCCAAAACTTTTTTGCAAACTTTGTTGCAAGTTAATCTTTGGCATTATTCCATTTTTTTTGTTATCTTATTCATAATGATGGGTGCGGGGTTTATTGTAACCAAGGCTCTGCGTCAAGAATTACGCTTTAGCTTGCAAATGTTTAATGATGCAATGGAAGACTTACCGCCCCTGATTCACCAAAATATAATCTCTGCCGAATGGCAATTGGAAGATAAGACTTGCGTTTCTCCTTTAGATTTTTATCGTTCTTTTTTAACACCACTACAAAAAGCACGTCGCTATTTTTATATGTTAGACAACGCCGTTAAATCCAACGACTCAAACGAAGCAATTATTAATACTTTGGGCCAACACCTGACAAACATGATTATCTTATATGATAAAACAGGTAGGGTCATTTATATGAATGAAGCCTGTGTAAACTTTTTCGGTGTTGATCGCAAAAAATTTATTAATAAATACCCTGATGAAGTGGTTATTTCTAAACTTGGCGTCATTACACGCACTGAAAATGACGCTATTTTACACGGCACACCGCCTATCTTTAAAGAAACTCTCTATGAATATGAAGATAAAAAAATAAACTTTTCAGTAAAGCGTTTGCCAATTTATACCAAAAAAGGCGACTTAACCAATATTTTAACAATTTTAACCGATATAAGTCCGGAAAAAGAATGTTTTGGCTTTAACAACTTGAGCAATGTTTACAACTTTGCCCTGTTAACCGGACAACACGCTTTATCACAAATCAACGCCTCATTAACCCATATTTTACAAAGCGTTGACGACAACCAAACACAACCAGAACAGCTAAAAACAGAGCTCAATACGGTTTTAAACCACGCCTCAGAACTTGAAAGCAAATTATTAAACAATGTAGTTGTACCGATGGCTATAAATATTCAAGAGTCTATTTCCGCCGCCGCTCAACCGCTTGAAACACTAAGAAAAAAACAAGGTTTAATATTTAATATTAATATTTTAGAAGAAATGGTTATTGTTTCGGGAAGTGAATATACCTTTAATCAAATCTGGAAAAGCATATTTCTTTCGGTTTTATTAAACATGGATATTGAAAAACGCCCCAAAGCCTTACTAAATTGTAACATCAGATCAAATCTTTTAAATGATACGGTAACGATTACGCTAGAGTGTAGTTGTGATAATATTTTTATATCTACACCGGTAAACGAAGACCAAATAAAAAGTATAGAGCCTTTTGACCAAGGCGATATTTTACCCCAAGATTTAATTGAAAAAATGATAACGGCTTTTGGCGGTTCTTTGGTCTGTACAAGCGAGGTCTCAACTAACGCCTTTAGTGAAGAAGAACGTAACAGCCTTAAAGATTCGCTTGGACACGGCTCTTGTGTAAAAATAACGCTGAATCGTGCCACAACCCCATCGCCTGTGATAAAGTAGTATTCAATGCAACATGCCGTTATTATTAATTTTGGACGTTTTGGAGACCTTTTACAAACTCAAGCCGTCTTTAACGCTTTAAAAAAAAACAATAAATATCAAACAACTTTGGTGTGTTTAGATAACTTTCTCAACACCACGGAACTGATGCAAGCGATAGATAATATCGTATCTTTTAATGGTTCGCATCTTTTGGCTCGTCTTGATAAAATTAATGTCACAGAAAAAGAAAGTGGCTGGATGTTGGCGTTAGCCGCCATTGAAACGTGGCTTAATAAATTAAGCGAATCTCTTTTACTTAAACCTGAAAATAAGCCCGAAAACAAAATATTGTTAATTAACCTAACTCCAACTTTATCCGCACGCCTTTTATTACATCTTATCAAATTACATTTGGAAAAAAAAGGTATAGAGAGCGAAACAAACGGTTTTGTTATAGATGAGTTTGGTTTTGGAAAAAATACAGCTTGGGCATCATATTTAATGGCAAGTTCTAAGTCGAGAGGACAAAGCTCTTTTAATATTGTAGATGTGTTTTTTCGCAGTATTGACTCACTTCAAAAAGAAACTTACACGCCTAAAACAATACTCAACAATCGTTTAAAAGACCCTTTAGACAGCGACCTAACTCTTAATAAAGGTTTTTTATCAGAACAACTGCCCGCTGAAATACGCTCTCAAGCTCAAGGTTTTGTGTGTTTACAGCTTGGTGCAAGCACCGAGTTTAGACGTTGGGCGGTTGAACGTTTTGCACAAGTAGGAAAAAGACTCTGGGAAGAAGAACACCTTTGTCCAATTATCTTGGGAACCAAAGCAGAAGAATTTTTAAGCCAAGAATACGCAAAATATTCCGAAAATACTCCTTTTATTAACTTATGTGGAAAAACCAACCTTAAAGAGCTTGCTTTAACCTTAAAAAATTCTAAGTTACTTATTACTAATGACACGGGAACCATGCACCTTGCCGCCGGGCTCGGCGTTGAAATTATTGCTATTTTTTTAGCAACCGCCCAAGCGAGGGACACAGGCCCTTATATTGAAAACGCCTATTCTCTGGAACCTGATTTAGAATGCCACCCTTGTGAATTTGGTACAAGCTGCCAACATGAATATAAATGTCGCAACAGTATTTCACCGGAACTTGTTGTTTCTTTGGCGTTAAATAAGCTTAAGGGCGAAAATCAGCCTTTATCTTGCAACGACTATTCCCGCGAAGCCAGAGTTTGGAAGGCAACCCCCGATAACAATGGCTTTTTAACGCTTAGTTCTCTTTCACAACACCAAAAGGAAAAACGCAACATTTTATGGTTGCTACTTAGCTTTTTCCACCGTCAACTTCTTGACGGAAGAGGACAAGAAGAACTTAGCCTTTTAAATGATAAAAACTTTCTTATAAGTTTAAAAGAAAATAAAGAGTTACAACAAGAACTTATAAAAGAGAGTCAAAACTACTCCGCTCTTTTTCTTTTACTTCATGAACAGGGAAAAATGTTGCTAACTAACCCATTACCTCTTATAAAAAGCCGTTTTTTGGCGACTTGGCAACGTCTTCAAGGCTCTTTAACAAATAGCCTCTATTTTTCTTCGTTTGGAAATTTATGGTTGGAAGAAAGCCAACAAAACGCAAACGACTTAACGTACGTTTTAAACTTAGCTAAAAATTATTATAATATTTTTATAGGGATAACAAAATCTCTTGAGCAAATAAACGACCAATAAGCTATTTTTAAAAATATGGCACTATTCTTGCTAGACTTGAACATGGAAATAAGTTCCTACCAGATACTAGCTTTAAGGAGGCTGTGTTCATGATAGTTATTGATGGTTGTCAAAGCAATATTTGTATAGAAAATTTTTCTAACTTGGAAGAAATACTTGTTAAAGTGATGGAAGACGAAGCCTTGTCCAAGAGAATCGTAACTGATGTTATTGTGAATGACGAAGCTTTTTCAGAAATCTACCCTCATCAGGCAGAAGACTTTGAAACAAATGAAATTAAACGTATTGAGCTTAAAACAGTTTCTCAACTTGATTTTGCCGGTGATGTTACAACTGAATTATTTAAAATTATTAGCATTTTACAAAGTGGAAGCATTAAAATCGCCCAAGACCTCAGAGCTGCGAAAAATGACGAAGCCTTGTTGATGATTCAAGATCTTTTTACTGTTACCAGTAACTTCTTAAACATGATTGCTGTTTTAAGAGAACAATTTCAAACTGCTCATATTGAAAGCTTTAGTACCTTTACAAACAAATTTACGAGCGTATTGGAAGAACTGATTGAAGCGATAGAAAATGAAGACTGGATTTTATTGTCAGACCTCTTGGAATATGAATTTAACCCTGTTTGTGTGGGTTGGAATCAAATTCTTGAAGATTTGTCCAAAGAAATTGAAAAAGCACGAGGTTAGAAATGAGTTTTGATAGTGTTGAGTTGATGCAAGAAGCTATTAAGCTTGGTTACGAAGAATTGGAACTGATTCAATCAGGCGATGATTCTGAGAATATTGTACTCTTGGCTAGAAAACGCCACGAATTGATTCAACGAGCTTGGGAATATAAAAAGAAAAACCAAGCAGACAAATTACAAGAACAATTCCTTGTTATGAGTAAAATTCAAGAATTATTAATTGAAGCAGCAACAAACACAGTAGAACAATTACGCAGTGATATTAAAGTTGTTAAACAAGAAGGTGCTCGTATGTCTGGCTATCACTATAGCCTGAAAAAACATTCGAACTCTGACGGTTTTATACGCCAAGGTTAATCTTTATTTATCATTTTCAAAGTCCTTTATACGGCAGTTTTTTACTGTTGTCTAAAGGACTTTTTTTATATAGAATTAAATAGGTTAAATTTTCTCTTCAAGACGATCGGCAAACTCGGTTTTACGTGATTTTTAAAATGCCTTTCCCCAAAAATATACTTTAATACTCTTGTAAATAGTTTTTATTTTAAATAAAAGTCATAAAATGCTTATTGAATTTTTTCAAAATCTAGCCACTTATTCGTTTTTACAAAACGCTTGTTTGGCGGCAATTTTAGCCGGAATCGCCTGTGGGCTTCTTGGTCCTTTGGTGTTAATTAACCGCCTTTCTTTTTTAACCGGTGCGGTTTCCCACGTTGCCTATGGCGGAATTGGCTTGGCGTTTTTTTTAAACTTAGCAGTCTTTCCCGTAACAATGATCTTTACTTTAGTAAGTGCTTTGTTAATGGGTTTTTTATCGCTTGGCAAAAAAAACGAACCAAGAAGCCTCACAGAAACACGCTCAGATACGGCTATAGGTATTTTTTGGGCGGCGGGAATGGCTCTCGGCATTATCCTAATTGACTTAAGCGGTTCGATTTCCGGCGATTTTATGGGCTTTTTGTTTGGTAGTATAATCACCGTTTCTACTTCAGAATTGTTTACAATGTCTATTTTGATTTTAATAATCTTTTTACTTATACTTGTTTTCCATCAAGGTTTATGGGCTGTTTCATTAGATAAAGATTTTGCCAGAACCAAAGGCTTGCCGGTTGACGGCTTATATTTATTGCTTATTGCCTTAGCTGCGGTTACTGTTGTTATGCTCATACGCTTAACCGGCTTGATTTTAGTCATGGCATTAATGACTATTCCCAGCCGCTTAGCCTTAACTATTTCACATTCTTTATGGCTCAGCATGTTTTTATCGGCTATTT
It encodes the following:
- a CDS encoding phosphate/phosphite/phosphonate ABC transporter substrate-binding protein, whose protein sequence is MLKTMQPKQKKAFIVALLTVLFLILLPWLHFKETLNVDFKQHAYFNVTQPVKTLTYAVLPQYSRTITYQKYDAFVDYLRKSTHLRIKQIFPANFEEHLRMIENGEIDISFVNSVVAIYAEQKGAKIFAKAIGTMGHDKGTDIVVRRDNVLIQNIQDCAGKRWVGISPLSSNGYIFPLDYFKENNIDIKGFKKIYCPPSLGAAQETVLLNLLSGEYDFATIPNGSLETTSSHLNPNNFKVIASFPPLDSWVFIAGRNLSEDQLKRIKKAMFSLDINKPSTRKLLNKMGAEQIVPATRSDLATTQRIMEKLGILNINKLYETLWQDDEKNNEGER
- the ilvN gene encoding acetolactate synthase small subunit; its protein translation is MRHVLSVLVENEPGVLARVAGLFCGRGFNIESLNVAPALEENVSQVSIVTSGDDFVYEQIVKQLRKLVTVIKVVTYENCSFVERETMLLRVHADDNKRSEVLRIAEIFHCKVVDVGLTDLTLEISGNHEKFQAVLTLLSKFGIKDMARTGSVVMRRSLQPE
- a CDS encoding glycosyltransferase family 9 protein: MQHAVIINFGRFGDLLQTQAVFNALKKNNKYQTTLVCLDNFLNTTELMQAIDNIVSFNGSHLLARLDKINVTEKESGWMLALAAIETWLNKLSESLLLKPENKPENKILLINLTPTLSARLLLHLIKLHLEKKGIESETNGFVIDEFGFGKNTAWASYLMASSKSRGQSSFNIVDVFFRSIDSLQKETYTPKTILNNRLKDPLDSDLTLNKGFLSEQLPAEIRSQAQGFVCLQLGASTEFRRWAVERFAQVGKRLWEEEHLCPIILGTKAEEFLSQEYAKYSENTPFINLCGKTNLKELALTLKNSKLLITNDTGTMHLAAGLGVEIIAIFLATAQARDTGPYIENAYSLEPDLECHPCEFGTSCQHEYKCRNSISPELVVSLALNKLKGENQPLSCNDYSREARVWKATPDNNGFLTLSSLSQHQKEKRNILWLLLSFFHRQLLDGRGQEELSLLNDKNFLISLKENKELQQELIKESQNYSALFLLLHEQGKMLLTNPLPLIKSRFLATWQRLQGSLTNSLYFSSFGNLWLEESQQNANDLTYVLNLAKNYYNIFIGITKSLEQINDQ
- a CDS encoding metal ABC transporter permease, with translation MLIEFFQNLATYSFLQNACLAAILAGIACGLLGPLVLINRLSFLTGAVSHVAYGGIGLAFFLNLAVFPVTMIFTLVSALLMGFLSLGKKNEPRSLTETRSDTAIGIFWAAGMALGIILIDLSGSISGDFMGFLFGSIITVSTSELFTMSILILIIFLLILVFHQGLWAVSLDKDFARTKGLPVDGLYLLLIALAAVTVVMLIRLTGLILVMALMTIPSRLALTISHSLWLSMFLSAIFAVCFAIIGLILSYMLNLSPGAAVVGVASLSALLFFGVKKYFFAN
- a CDS encoding PAS domain-containing protein, translated to MKLKSELKKASYPQIGKKLYFIFFFITLSCILALFSYLIKFQNTAVNDSLKSKGSSVVRLIANTSAEHLLGSNYFYIEDMLESLVESEPDLAYAFILDENAQVVAHTFQTEFPIDLWSVHNSFTDTNMVNIVSFVKDNQKEVLSFATSVLIANDRIGTAVVAFYPKTFLQTLLQVNLWHYSIFFVILFIMMGAGFIVTKALRQELRFSLQMFNDAMEDLPPLIHQNIISAEWQLEDKTCVSPLDFYRSFLTPLQKARRYFYMLDNAVKSNDSNEAIINTLGQHLTNMIILYDKTGRVIYMNEACVNFFGVDRKKFINKYPDEVVISKLGVITRTENDAILHGTPPIFKETLYEYEDKKINFSVKRLPIYTKKGDLTNILTILTDISPEKECFGFNNLSNVYNFALLTGQHALSQINASLTHILQSVDDNQTQPEQLKTELNTVLNHASELESKLLNNVVVPMAINIQESISAAAQPLETLRKKQGLIFNINILEEMVIVSGSEYTFNQIWKSIFLSVLLNMDIEKRPKALLNCNIRSNLLNDTVTITLECSCDNIFISTPVNEDQIKSIEPFDQGDILPQDLIEKMITAFGGSLVCTSEVSTNAFSEEERNSLKDSLGHGSCVKITLNRATTPSPVIK